One window of Papaver somniferum cultivar HN1 chromosome 9, ASM357369v1, whole genome shotgun sequence genomic DNA carries:
- the LOC113310942 gene encoding uncharacterized protein LOC113310942 isoform X4, with amino-acid sequence MITLELVRINHLILVNLLIVKVYRDSIGNAGESVESAETVMEESTDSLVENSKQGMELDVKENPDKRMELDVKESAKTVMEESTGNAGESVESAKTVMEESTDSLEENPDKRMVLDVKYQTRQSARLVELDVKENPDKRMGLDVKYQVRRSSGYGILEFIRS; translated from the exons ATGATTACACTAGAGCTCGTCAGAATAAATCATCTGATCCTCGTAAATTTGCTGATTGTGAAG GTTTATCGAGACAGCATTGGCAATGCGGGCGAATCAGTAGAAAGTGCAGAGACAGTGATGGAGGAAAGCACTGATTCCCTTGTG GAAAATTCTAAACAAGGGATGGAGCTGGATGTAAAGGAAAATCCTGACAAGAGGATGGAGCTGGATGTAAAGGAAAGTGCAAAGACAGTGATGGAGGAAAGCACTGGCAATGCGGGCGAATCAGTAGAAAGTGCAAAGACAGTGATGGAGGAAAGCACTGATTCCCTTGAG GAAAATCCTGACAAGAGGATGGTGCTGGATGTAAAGTACCAGACGCGACAGAGTGCAAGGCTCGTGGAGCTGGATGTAAAGGAAAATCCTGACAAGAGGATGGGGCTTGATGTAAAGTACCAGGTGCGACGTAGTTCAGGTTATGGAATATTAGAGTTTATTAGAAGTTAA
- the LOC113310942 gene encoding uncharacterized protein LOC113310942 isoform X2 has translation MITLELVRINHLILVNLLIVKVYRDSIGNAGESVESAETVMEESTDSLVENSKQGMELDVKENPDKRMELDVKESAKTVMEESTGNAGESVESAKTVMEESTDSLEENPDKRMVLDLKYQTRQSARLVELDVKENPDKRMVLDVKYQTRQSARLVELDVKENPDKRMGLDVKYQVRRSSGYGILEFIRS, from the exons ATGATTACACTAGAGCTCGTCAGAATAAATCATCTGATCCTCGTAAATTTGCTGATTGTGAAG GTTTATCGAGACAGCATTGGCAATGCGGGCGAATCAGTAGAAAGTGCAGAGACAGTGATGGAGGAAAGCACTGATTCCCTTGTG GAAAATTCTAAACAAGGGATGGAGCTGGATGTAAAGGAAAATCCTGACAAGAGGATGGAGCTGGATGTAAAGGAAAGTGCAAAGACAGTGATGGAGGAAAGCACTGGCAATGCGGGCGAATCAGTAGAAAGTGCAAAGACAGTGATGGAGGAAAGCACTGATTCCCTTGAG GAAAATCCTGACAAGAGGATGGTGCTGGATTTAAAGTACCAGACGCGACAGAGTGCAAGGCTCGTGGAGCTGGATGTGAAGGAAAATCCTGACAAGAGGATGGTGCTGGATGTAAAGTACCAGACGCGACAGAGTGCAAGGCTCGTGGAGCTGGATGTAAAGGAAAATCCTGACAAGAGGATGGGGCTTGATGTAAAGTACCAGGTGCGACGTAGTTCAGGTTATGGAATATTAGAGTTTATTAGAAGTTAA
- the LOC113310942 gene encoding uncharacterized protein LOC113310942 isoform X3 translates to MVSDRAVEMEGSGAPDSPFRCIIVPRSRLLLEIPALPEILVLENPEQLQTCFQEFLDDYTRARQNKSSDPRKFADCEDTAGKHTHLMEWVFKALGAPEWDELKQYVVGLLDTLLMSSEENRLQFGKSGAVTLVVNALTSLESRSEERHAGFQTCPICAVCLYCRFDIIKI, encoded by the exons ATGGTCTCAGATCGTGCAGTAGAGATGGAGGGCTCCGGCGCTCCCGATTCACCCTTTAGATGTATAATTGTCCCAAGATCTCGATTGTTACTAGAGATTCCAGCTTTACCCGAAATACTTGTTCTTGAAAATCCAGAGCAGCTTCAGACATGTTTCCAAGAATTTTTGGATGATTACACTAGAGCTCGTCAGAATAAATCATCTGATCCTCGTAAATTTGCTGATTGTGAAG ATACCGCGGGTAAGCATACCCATCTGATGGAATGGGTGTTTAAAGCACTAGGAGCTCCCGAATGGGATGAACTAAAACAGTATGTTGTGGGGTTATTAGATACTCTTTTGATGTCTAGTGAGGAAAATAGACTTCAATTTGGTAAATCGGGTGCTGTAACTCTTGTAGTAAATGCTCTTACATCCCTTGAAAGTCGTAGCGAAGAACGCCACGCTGGCTTCCAAACTTGTCCTATTTGTGCAGTTTGTCTTTATTGTAGATTTGATATCATCAAGATATGA
- the LOC113310942 gene encoding uncharacterized protein LOC113310942 isoform X1 encodes MVSDRAVEMEGSGAPDSPFRCIIVPRSRLLLEIPALPEILVLENPEQLQTCFQEFLDDYTRARQNKSSDPRKFADCEGNLIRVLSRFRTFKFEFPEFYSPVLKLPAIQSMISLLEDDECGSLLASYILITFEKLTDPDILIYDQHEEATVFVKSLVKSEALNVFVSTLDKFPGYDDVYFPALQTIAQMIFLHPYVADTAGKHTHLMEWVFKALGAPEWDELKQYVVGLLDTLLMSSEENRLQFGKSGAVTLVVNALTSLESRSEERHAGFQTCPICAVCLYCRFDIIKI; translated from the coding sequence ATGGTCTCAGATCGTGCAGTAGAGATGGAGGGCTCCGGCGCTCCCGATTCACCCTTTAGATGTATAATTGTCCCAAGATCTCGATTGTTACTAGAGATTCCAGCTTTACCCGAAATACTTGTTCTTGAAAATCCAGAGCAGCTTCAGACATGTTTCCAAGAATTTTTGGATGATTACACTAGAGCTCGTCAGAATAAATCATCTGATCCTCGTAAATTTGCTGATTGTGAAGGTAATCTTATTAGAGTACTTTCAAGGTTCAGAACTTTCAAATTTGAATTTCCTGAATTTTATTCCCCCGTATTAAAGCTTCCGGCTATTCAATCGATGATTAGTTTATTAGAAGATGATGAATGTGGGAGCCTTTTAGCTAGTTATATTCTTATTACATTCGAAAAGTTAACTGATCCGGATATTTTAATATATGATCAACATGAAGAAGCTACCGTTTTCGTTAAGTCTCTGGTTAAGTCTGAAGCCTTAAACGTATTTGTTTCTACTCTTGATAAGTTTCCTGGATATGATGATGTTTATTTCCCAGCACTTCAAACAATTGCGCAGATGATATTTCTTCATCCATATGTAGCAGATACCGCGGGTAAGCATACCCATCTGATGGAATGGGTGTTTAAAGCACTAGGAGCTCCCGAATGGGATGAACTAAAACAGTATGTTGTGGGGTTATTAGATACTCTTTTGATGTCTAGTGAGGAAAATAGACTTCAATTTGGTAAATCGGGTGCTGTAACTCTTGTAGTAAATGCTCTTACATCCCTTGAAAGTCGTAGCGAAGAACGCCACGCTGGCTTCCAAACTTGTCCTATTTGTGCAGTTTGTCTTTATTGTAGATTTGATATCATCAAGATATGA